The genomic interval ACATTAAAGGGGAAAAATTCCCTTTTGATGACAAAGAAAAACTTAATAAATATCTTAATTTATAATGCTATATCACTTATTTACATACCTTGAAGAAGAATTTAATTTAGCAGGAGCAGGATTGTTTCAGTTTATTTCATTCCGAGCATCAATGGCTTTGCTACTTTCTCTAATAATTTCTTTGTTTTATGGAAAAAGGATAATTAAGTATTTGCAATTAAAACAAATTAGTGATAATAAAAGAGAACTTGGATTAAAAGAGCAATACGACAAAAGTGCTACACCTACAATGGGTGGAGTTATTATTTTACTTTCAATACTTATACCCACATTATTATTTGCCGACCTAACAAATATTTATGTAATATTAGTAATTGTATCAACAATTTGGCTCGGTTTACTTGGATTTATTGATGACTACATTAAAGTTTTTCAAAAAAATAAAGCAGGATTAAAAGGTAGAACAAAAATTATAGGACAAGTTATTTTAGGAATAATTGTCGGCACAACACTTTACATTAATAGTGATGTTGTTATTCGGGAGAAATTAACCGAGAAGCAATATGAAGAACAAAAAACAAAGCTAGAAAAAGAAGAAGCAATAGTTGAATATATAGACGGCTCTTACTGGGTAGAACATAAATCTACAACCACCACAATTCCATTTATAAAAGGTAACGAACTTGACTATTCCAAAATATTAAAATTTATTGGTGATGATTATGAAAAATGGGCATTCTTGATTTTTATTCCATTAATAATCTTCATATTGGTAGCTGTTTCAAACGGTGCAAATTTAACTGATGGACTTGACGGATTAAATGCAGGAGTATCAGCGATCATTGTGCTTACTTTGGCTATACTTGCATACCTTTCAGGCAATACGGTTTTTTCCAATTATCTAAATATTATGTACATCCCAAATCTCGGAGAAATCGTAATATTTTCGGGTGCATTACTCGGTGCTTGTATTGGCTTTTTGTGGTACAATGCCTATCCTGCTCAGGTTTTTATGGGCGATACAGGAAGCTTAACCTTAGGAGGATTAATAGCAATAATAGCAATTATTATTCGCAAAGAACTTCTTATTCCTCTTCTTTGCGGAGTATTCCTTGTCGAAAGTCTTTCAGTTATTCTTCAGGTTTCATTTTTTAAATATACAAAAAAGAAATATGGTGTTGGCAAACGGATATTTAAAATGTCACCAATCCATCACCACTATCAAAAATTAAATTACACAGAACCTAAAATTGTTGCAAGATTCTGGATTATAGGTATTGCCTTGGCAATTTTAACAATCATAACTCTTAAAATCAGATAATGTATTTAGAAAAAATAAAAAATATTGTTGTTCTTGGTGCTGGTGAAAGTGGGGTTGGCTCTGCTATGCTTGCATCTAAAAACAAATTTAATGTTTTTGTTTCTGATGCAGGAAAAATTAGTGAAAATTTTAGAAAAGAACTTGTTGACAACAAAATTGATTTTGAAGAAAATAATCATTCTTCAGAAAAAATCTTAAAAGCCGAGCTGATAATAAAAAGTCCAGGTATTCCGGATACTGCTGAAATAATTATAAAACTTAAAGAAAATAAAATTCAAATTATTTCTGACATTGAATTTGGCAGTTATTTTACAAAAGCAAAAATTATAAGCATAACAGGTAGTAATGGCAAAACAACAACAACGATGCTAATCTATCACATCATGAAAAATGCAGGACTTGATGTAACAGTTGCAGGAAATATAGGTACAAGTTTATGCCGTACGCTCTGTGAAAAAGACTACAAATATGTTGTTCTTGAAATCAGCAGTTTTCAACTGGATTATATAAAACATTTCAGAAGCAATATTGCCATTCTTTTAAATATTACTCCTGATCATCTTGACAGGTATGAGTACAAAATGGAGAATTATGCAAAATCGAAATTAAAAATTGCAGAAAACCAAAAAGAAGAAGATTATTTTATTTATACAAAAGATGACCCTGTAACTATGGATTATCTTTCCAATATTAAATTAAAAGCTCACAAAGTTGCAATAACTCAAAAAGGGACACTTAGTGAAGGTGCTTGGACAGAAAAAAATGACATTTTTATAAAAATTAAGAAACATAAACAAATAAAAATAGATATGAATATTTTATCCTTAATAGGTACACACAATCGGTATAACTCAATGGCTGCAACGGCTACAATGAGTGCTATCGGTGTTAAAGATGACTTTATCAGAGAAAGTTTATCCAATTTCGAAAGCATTGAACACAGGCTTGAGTATGTTGGAAAAATAAGAGGTAAAGATTTTATCAACGATTCAAAGGCTACTAATATTAATGCTACATGGTATGCTCTTGAAAGTATGACTAAGCCGGTAATTTGGATTGTTGGTGGAATTGACAAAGGGAATAATTATGATGAATTAAGACATCTTGTTAACGACAATGTAAAGGCAATTGTTTGTCTTGGAATTGATAATTCCAAAATTATTGATGCTTTTACTAACGATATTGATATGATCTTTGACACATCGGATATGAAAGAAGCCGTTGGAATTGCTTTTAGAGTAGCATCTCCAAATAATGTTGTTCTTTTATCTCCGGCATGTGCTAGTTTCGACCTGTTTAAAAACTATAAAGATAGGGGAATACAATTTAAAAATGCAGTTAGAGAACTATAAAAAAAATTAAGTATTACAGAATGAGCTGGTTGTTTTCAAAAATAAAAGGTGATGGTCAAATTTGGCTGATAGTGTTGTTACTTACAATATTTTCAGTCATGGTTGTATATAGTTCAACAGGATCACTTGCTTATGTTAAGCACTCAGGAAACACCGAGTACTACTTATTCAGGCAGTTGGTATTCATAATATTAGGTTTATTGTTTATGTTTGGAGCACACAAAATAAATTATATTTATTATTCAAGAATTGCTCAGTTATTAGTTTGGGTTTCAATTCCTCTTTTGCTATTAACTTATTTGTTTGGACCAAGTATTAATGAAGCAAAAAGATGGCTATTTCTTCCGGGAACAAACCTTACTTTTCAGCCTTCTGATTTTGCTAAGCTTGCAATTATAATGTATCTGGCAAGATTTTTATCTAAGAAACAAGATGTTATAAAAGATTTCAAAAAAACTTTTTTACCAATGATAATATGGGTTTTGATAACTTGTATAATAATAGCTCCTTCCGACCTTTCAACAGCTCTTTTAATATTTGTATCAAGTGTTTTTATTATGTTTATCGGAAGAGTTAGCATTAAGCATATTTCATTATTTATTTTTGGAACGGCAATTATTACTTTTCTTGGAATTTTCCTTGCAATTCAATTAAATGCACCGGGTAGAATAGGTACATGGGAATCAAGGATAAGCAACTACATGAGCGATGATTCAGAAATTTCATATCAGGTACAGCAGTCAAAAATTGCTATTGCAAAAGGAGAATTATTTGGATCAGGTCCCGGACACAGCAGACAAAAAAACTTTTTACCAAATCCTTATTCCGATTTTATTTATGCTATAATTATTGAAGAATGGGGGCTAATAGGTGGAGTTTTTATTATTTTTATTTATCTCTATTTACTATTTCGCTCTATTAGAATTGTAATAAAATCCCCTAATGCTTTTGGTGCTTTACTCGCAGCAGGGCTAAGTATATCACTCGTTTTACAGGCTTTTATAAATATGTCTGTTGCAACAAATCTTTTACCTGTTACGGGGCTTACACTTCCACTTGTGAGCATGGGAGGTTCATCGGTTTTATTTACAAGCATTTCTTTGGGAATAATTATTAGCGTAAGCAAAAATATTGAGGATAATGTAGAATCAACAGAAAAGCAATTAGCATAATGATAAAAAAAAGAACAAATATTGACATCACAAATCCAATCAAAATTATTTTGAGTGGTGGTGGTACAGGTGGTCATTTGTTCCCTGCAATTGCAATTGCCGATAGTTTTAAAGAAAAATTTCCTGATACAAAAATTCTTTTTGTAGGTGCTAAAGGGAAAATGGAAATGGAAAAAATTCCTGAAGCGGGATATGACATTAAAGGATTATGGATAGGTGGATTTCAAAGAAAAAATATGCTCAGAAATTTAACTCTCCCTTTTAAAATTATTTCCAGCTTAATAAAATCAAGAAAAATAATTAAGGATTTTAAACCTGATATGGTTGTAGGAACAGGTGGTTATGCAAGTTTTGCTTTAATTTATGTTGCTTCATTAATGAAAGTTCCAACACTCATTCAGGAACAAAACTTTTTTCCGGGTGTAACCAATAAATTTTTATCAAAGCGAGTAAATAAAATATGTACTGTTGATGAAAGCCTGAAAGCATTTTTCCCCAATGAAAAAATTGTTGTTACAGGAAATCCTGTAAGAGAATCTATTAAAGAAAAAAAACTAAGCAAAGAAGAAAGTCTTAAAACTTTTGGACTGGATAAAGGGAAAAAAACTGTTTTGATAATTGGTGGAAGCCTTGGTGCAAGAACAATTAACAATTCCATTTTAAAAGGATTGGATAAGCTTTTAGCAAAAGATATTCAAATTATCTGGCAATCAGGGAAATTTTATTTTGAAGAACTAAAAACAGAATTAGATAAAAAAAATTCTAAAAATATTTGGTTAAATGCATTTATAAAAGATATGTCATCAGCATATTCCGTTGCAGATGTGGTTGTT from Bacteroidota bacterium carries:
- the murD gene encoding UDP-N-acetylmuramoyl-L-alanine--D-glutamate ligase — translated: MYLEKIKNIVVLGAGESGVGSAMLASKNKFNVFVSDAGKISENFRKELVDNKIDFEENNHSSEKILKAELIIKSPGIPDTAEIIIKLKENKIQIISDIEFGSYFTKAKIISITGSNGKTTTTMLIYHIMKNAGLDVTVAGNIGTSLCRTLCEKDYKYVVLEISSFQLDYIKHFRSNIAILLNITPDHLDRYEYKMENYAKSKLKIAENQKEEDYFIYTKDDPVTMDYLSNIKLKAHKVAITQKGTLSEGAWTEKNDIFIKIKKHKQIKIDMNILSLIGTHNRYNSMAATATMSAIGVKDDFIRESLSNFESIEHRLEYVGKIRGKDFINDSKATNINATWYALESMTKPVIWIVGGIDKGNNYDELRHLVNDNVKAIVCLGIDNSKIIDAFTNDIDMIFDTSDMKEAVGIAFRVASPNNVVLLSPACASFDLFKNYKDRGIQFKNAVREL
- the mraY gene encoding phospho-N-acetylmuramoyl-pentapeptide-transferase, producing MLYHLFTYLEEEFNLAGAGLFQFISFRASMALLLSLIISLFYGKRIIKYLQLKQISDNKRELGLKEQYDKSATPTMGGVIILLSILIPTLLFADLTNIYVILVIVSTIWLGLLGFIDDYIKVFQKNKAGLKGRTKIIGQVILGIIVGTTLYINSDVVIREKLTEKQYEEQKTKLEKEEAIVEYIDGSYWVEHKSTTTTIPFIKGNELDYSKILKFIGDDYEKWAFLIFIPLIIFILVAVSNGANLTDGLDGLNAGVSAIIVLTLAILAYLSGNTVFSNYLNIMYIPNLGEIVIFSGALLGACIGFLWYNAYPAQVFMGDTGSLTLGGLIAIIAIIIRKELLIPLLCGVFLVESLSVILQVSFFKYTKKKYGVGKRIFKMSPIHHHYQKLNYTEPKIVARFWIIGIALAILTIITLKIR
- the murG gene encoding undecaprenyldiphospho-muramoylpentapeptide beta-N-acetylglucosaminyltransferase, which translates into the protein MTNPIKIILSGGGTGGHLFPAIAIADSFKEKFPDTKILFVGAKGKMEMEKIPEAGYDIKGLWIGGFQRKNMLRNLTLPFKIISSLIKSRKIIKDFKPDMVVGTGGYASFALIYVASLMKVPTLIQEQNFFPGVTNKFLSKRVNKICTVDESLKAFFPNEKIVVTGNPVRESIKEKKLSKEESLKTFGLDKGKKTVLIIGGSLGARTINNSILKGLDKLLAKDIQIIWQSGKFYFEELKTELDKKNSKNIWLNAFIKDMSSAYSVADVVVSRAGAITLSELAISEKVAILCPSPNVAEDHQTKNAMALVNKNAVAIIKDNEAEEKLADLILDIIFDKSKQETFKQNISALAKPDSANEIVKEIEKLLI
- a CDS encoding FtsW/RodA/SpoVE family cell cycle protein — its product is MSWLFSKIKGDGQIWLIVLLLTIFSVMVVYSSTGSLAYVKHSGNTEYYLFRQLVFIILGLLFMFGAHKINYIYYSRIAQLLVWVSIPLLLLTYLFGPSINEAKRWLFLPGTNLTFQPSDFAKLAIIMYLARFLSKKQDVIKDFKKTFLPMIIWVLITCIIIAPSDLSTALLIFVSSVFIMFIGRVSIKHISLFIFGTAIITFLGIFLAIQLNAPGRIGTWESRISNYMSDDSEISYQVQQSKIAIAKGELFGSGPGHSRQKNFLPNPYSDFIYAIIIEEWGLIGGVFIIFIYLYLLFRSIRIVIKSPNAFGALLAAGLSISLVLQAFINMSVATNLLPVTGLTLPLVSMGGSSVLFTSISLGIIISVSKNIEDNVESTEKQLA